In Neptuniibacter halophilus, the genomic stretch ATTACATTTTGGTTCACTGCTTGCTGCACTCGCCAGTTTCCTCGACGCCCGGGCCAATCAGGGTCAGTGGCTGTTGCGTATCGAAGACCTTGATCCACCACGGGAACAACCCGGTGTAAAAGAGGAATTCCCCGAAATCCTCGAAGCCTTTGGTCTGTACTGGGATGACGAACTGAGCCTGCAGAGCGAACGTCTGGATCTTTACCAGAACGTACTCGATCAGCTTCAGCAGCAACATCATGCCTATCCTTGCAGTTGCTCCCGCAAACAGATCATGGAGCGCTGTGAAAATATGGTTTATGACCGGCACTGCCTCTACCATCCGCCGGCCGCAGATCAAAACTGTGCAATCCGGATCAAAGCTGAGGACAGCCTGATCAGCTTCCGTGACATCATTCAGGGACCTCATGCTTACAACCTGAAGCAAAGCGGCGACTTTGTTGCATACCGCCGCGATGGCCTGTTCGCTTATCAGTTGGCGGTTGTCGTAGATGACTACCTGCAGGGAATCACCCATGTTGTCCGTGGCTCTGACCTGCTCGATGAAACCGCCCGGCAGATCCATCTGCAACAACTGCTTGGTTACCCGACCCCGGCTTATGCCCATATTCCTGTTGCCACCAATAGCGAAGGCCAGAAACTGAGCAAGCAGACCTATGCACCGGCTCTGGACACCACAGAGCCGGTCAAGCTGTTGTATCAGGCACTGCAGTTTCTCGATCAGCAACCACCGGCCGGGCTGCTTCACGCCAGCCGCGATGAACTGCTGCAATGGGCGATTGCACACTGGAATCTGCGCCAGATCCGGAACACACCCGGCAAACCGCTCAGCGAAGGGTAAAGCGATGTATTTTCACCGCGTACTTCTGCTGCTTATTCCGGCCCTGTATATGGTATTACCGCTGATCATCGATAGCTGGCAAGCCCTGCGTGGCCCCTGGTATCTGCCCTATTTCGCCTGGGCCATGGTCATACTGATCGCTTTTTTAGTGGAGAAAAGACGCCACGATGTTTAGCCTGCCCTCCCTGATTCTGATTGGTGTGGCCTATCTGCTGTTCCTGTTCGGAACCGCTTACATGACCGAACGCGGCATGCTGCCCAACAAGCTGGTCCGCCACCCGCTGACACATGTGCTTTCCATCGGCGTATATGCCAGCGTCTGGACCTTCTACGGCTCTTTCGGCGTTGCTCAGGAATCCGGCTTTAACTACCTGGCTTCGTACTTTGGCGCGGTGCTGACCTTTATCCTCGGACCGGCCCTGCTGATCCCCATTCTCAGGATCACCCGCACCTATCAGCTCAGCTCTCTGCCGGATCTGCTGGCCTTTCGCTTTCGTAGCGGCATGATAGGCAGCTACACCACTCTGCTGATGGTGTTTGCCACCCTGCCGATGCTGTCGATTCAGATTCAGGCGGTCACCGATGCGCTCTATCTGCTGAATGACCAGTTCAGCGCTGACCAGATCGGTCTTGGTTTCTGTTTCGTCATCGCCCTGTTTTCGATCCTGTTCGGTGCCCGCCACGCCTCCCTGCGTACCAGCCATAACGGCCTGATGGTGGCCATGGCCGTAGAGTCCCTGATCAAGCTGATTGCGTTACTGGTGATCGCAGGCTTTGCCCTGTTTTCGGTATTGGGAGGTGTCGAAGGCACCCAGCAGTTCCTGCTCAGCCACCCTGACGCACTGACTCAACTGGAAAAGCCATTCAACGCCGATGCCTGGCGCACGATGCTGTTGGCATTTTTTACCGCCGCTATCGTCATGCCGCATATGTTCCATATGCTGTTCACCGAAAACGCTTCCGATGAAACCCTGTATAAGGCCACCTGGGCCATGCCGCTGTTTCTGTTACTGATGGCGATCGCAGTACCTCCCATTTTATGGGCCGGTGAGGCACTGGGAGTCGGTGGTGAGGATCAATTCATCGTCCTTAATCTGGGGATTCTGCTGAACTCAACCTGGCTTGCGGTGCTGGCCTTTATCGGTGGCCTTTCCGCCGCCAGCGGAATCATGATAGTCGCCACCGTGGCCATGGCTTCAATGCTGCAGAACCATATTATTCTGCCACTGATTCCAAAACCGAAAACACCCCGTTTCTATGCCTGGCTGCTCTGGCTCCGCCGCAGCCTGATTATGACCATGCTGCTGGCCAGCTACCTGTTTTATCGCCAGATCGGTAATCATCATGATCTGCAGCTCATGGGCATTGTCGCCGTCGTTGCAGCCCTGCAGTTCCTCCCCGGCCTGCTGGTGACCTTGTTCTGGCCACGTGCCAACCGCTGGGGGCTGTTATTGGGGCTCACCACCGGTACGGGCATCTGGCTCTACCATATGGTGCTGCCACTGTTTGTGAATGAACCGCAACTGGCCCCCTTCAACCTGAACGGCAGTAACTGGGATCAGATCGCTATTCTCTCTCTGCTGTTCAACACGCTGCTGCTGACCGTGGTTTCTCTGGTCAGCGGTCAGTCGGAGGA encodes the following:
- a CDS encoding sensor histidine kinase, which encodes MFSLPSLILIGVAYLLFLFGTAYMTERGMLPNKLVRHPLTHVLSIGVYASVWTFYGSFGVAQESGFNYLASYFGAVLTFILGPALLIPILRITRTYQLSSLPDLLAFRFRSGMIGSYTTLLMVFATLPMLSIQIQAVTDALYLLNDQFSADQIGLGFCFVIALFSILFGARHASLRTSHNGLMVAMAVESLIKLIALLVIAGFALFSVLGGVEGTQQFLLSHPDALTQLEKPFNADAWRTMLLAFFTAAIVMPHMFHMLFTENASDETLYKATWAMPLFLLLMAIAVPPILWAGEALGVGGEDQFIVLNLGILLNSTWLAVLAFIGGLSAASGIMIVATVAMASMLQNHIILPLIPKPKTPRFYAWLLWLRRSLIMTMLLASYLFYRQIGNHHDLQLMGIVAVVAALQFLPGLLVTLFWPRANRWGLLLGLTTGTGIWLYHMVLPLFVNEPQLAPFNLNGSNWDQIAILSLLFNTLLLTVVSLVSGQSEEEKSAAQACLINALEKPRASNLRASRPKDFVDMLSGRLGRKAAEREVQKALEDGNLPPDASRPVDLLRLRILLEQNLSGLLGPVEAAALLEPLDRPSDPLAFKAGNVHLIENQLENYQLQLTGLAAELDEMRRYHRLTLQKLPVGVCTLDTEYQVLFWNTEMARLTGISADQIIGSKLDTSSNIWSQTLNEFAHAPMDHQLGQQLEIDHQTHWFSLHKSILKERRDIGMVILLEDETETKSMQDKLAHSERLASIGRFAAGVAHEIGNPVTGIACLAQNLKLETDNHYILETGDQIVDQTKRISRIVQSLVRFAHAGKAEANREHLPVSLSHCAEEAIHLLTLDSHGKRLNYIDQIPGDVRVSGDPQQLLQVFVNLLQNAGDASDEGGRIWLTLTQQEETLQLQITDEGCGISADSRDRLFEPFFTTKDPGQGTGLGLSLVYNIIEEHYGSIEILSPANNKQNKGTQVVITLPRLKWTEDPDSLG
- the gluQRS gene encoding tRNA glutamyl-Q(34) synthetase GluQRS, whose translation is MSYIGRFAPSPTGPLHFGSLLAALASFLDARANQGQWLLRIEDLDPPREQPGVKEEFPEILEAFGLYWDDELSLQSERLDLYQNVLDQLQQQHHAYPCSCSRKQIMERCENMVYDRHCLYHPPAADQNCAIRIKAEDSLISFRDIIQGPHAYNLKQSGDFVAYRRDGLFAYQLAVVVDDYLQGITHVVRGSDLLDETARQIHLQQLLGYPTPAYAHIPVATNSEGQKLSKQTYAPALDTTEPVKLLYQALQFLDQQPPAGLLHASRDELLQWAIAHWNLRQIRNTPGKPLSEG